In Eretmochelys imbricata isolate rEreImb1 chromosome 14, rEreImb1.hap1, whole genome shotgun sequence, a genomic segment contains:
- the LOC144274731 gene encoding uncharacterized protein LOC144274731 isoform X5 has product MGSEHEEENLEQESPEMVELDMMLLGRAEENIFQSPELGETCESQCGLERQQENHPDERLGISTHPGEGFKEFNNVSINRRTDKSETQKTCTECEKTFSWRSELLIHQRLHTGEKPYKCLDCGKSFTRSSNRNAHQRIHTGDKPYKCTECGKSFSQSSHLMKHQRLHVGEKPYKCTKCGKSFSWSSDLIVHQRIHTGERPYKCLDCGKSFNRSSNLNTHQRAHMGEGPYNCTECGKSFSYCSSFIRHQRTHTGEKPYKCTECGKTFFESSALIRHQRSHTGEMPYKCTECGKSFFESSSLIKHQRIHTGEKPYKCPDCRKSFKQSSSLINHLRTHTGEKPYKCTDCGKSFTVSSALIRHQRIHL; this is encoded by the coding sequence ATGGGGAGTGAGCATGAGGAGGAGAATCTGGAGCAGGAAAGTCCTGAGATGGTGGAACTGGACATGATGTTGCTGGGAAGAGCTGAAGAGAACATTTTCCAGAGCCCTGAACTTGGAGAAACCTGTGAGAGTCAGTGTGGACTGGAGAGGCAGCAGGAAAACCACCCAGATGAGAGACTAGGGATATCCACTCACCCAGGAGAAGGTTTTAAGGAATTCAACAACGTCAGCATCAACCGGAGAACAGATAAGTCAGAAACCCAGAAAACATGCACTGAGTGTGAGAAAACCTTTTCTTGGAGGTCAGAGCTGCTAATCCATCAGAGATtgcacacgggagagaaaccctacaaatgcctcgactgtgggaaaagtttcacacgAAGCTCAAACCGTAATGcgcatcagaggatccacacaggagatAAGCCCTATAAatgcactgagtgtgggaaaagcttcagccaAAGCTCACACCTGATGAAACATCAGCGGCTGCACGTGGGAGAGAAGCCCTACAAGTGTACAAAATGTGGAAAAAGCTTCAGTTGGAGCTCAGACCTTATTGTTCACCAGAGaattcacacaggagagagaccctataaatgcctcgactgcgggaaaagcttcaatcggagCTCGAACCTTAACACTCATCAGAGGGCCCACATGGGAGAGGGCCCCTACAATTGcaccgagtgtgggaaaagtttcagctACTGCTCCTCCTTCATTAGacaccagagaacccacacaggagagaaaccctacaaatgcaccgagtgtgggaaaaccttcttTGAGAGCTCGGCCCTTATCAGGCACCAGAGGAGCCACACTGGAGAGATGCCCTACAAATGcaccgagtgtgggaaaagcttcttCGAGAGCTCATCCCTTATCAAGCACCAGAggatccacactggagagaagccCTACAAATGCCCTGACTGCAGGAAGAGCTTCAAGCAGAGCTCATCCCTCATCAATCATCTGAGGACCCACACCggagagaaaccctacaaatgcaccgactgcgggaaaagcttcactgtGAGTTCTGCTCTGATtagacatcagaggatccacCTGTGA
- the LOC144274731 gene encoding uncharacterized protein LOC144274731 isoform X4, translating to METVEELGVPDPHAAKEWEILRVAPTDDGMGSEHEEENLEQESPEMVELDMMLLGRAEENIFQSPELGETCESQCGLERQQENHPDERLGISTHPGEGFKEFNNVSINRRTDKSETQKTCTECEKTFSWRSELLIHQRLHTGEKPYKCLDCGKSFTRSSNRNAHQRIHTGDKPYKCTECGKSFSQSSHLMKHQRLHVGEKPYKCTKCGKSFSWSSDLIVHQRIHTGERPYKCLDCGKSFNRSSNLNTHQRAHMGEGPYNCTECGKSFSYCSSFIRHQRTHTGEKPYKCTECGKTFFESSALIRHQRSHTGEMPYKCTECGKSFFESSSLIKHQRIHTGEKPYKCPDCRKSFKQSSSLINHLRTHTGEKPYKCTDCGKSFTVSSALIRHQRIHL from the coding sequence ATGATGGGATGGGGAGTGAGCATGAGGAGGAGAATCTGGAGCAGGAAAGTCCTGAGATGGTGGAACTGGACATGATGTTGCTGGGAAGAGCTGAAGAGAACATTTTCCAGAGCCCTGAACTTGGAGAAACCTGTGAGAGTCAGTGTGGACTGGAGAGGCAGCAGGAAAACCACCCAGATGAGAGACTAGGGATATCCACTCACCCAGGAGAAGGTTTTAAGGAATTCAACAACGTCAGCATCAACCGGAGAACAGATAAGTCAGAAACCCAGAAAACATGCACTGAGTGTGAGAAAACCTTTTCTTGGAGGTCAGAGCTGCTAATCCATCAGAGATtgcacacgggagagaaaccctacaaatgcctcgactgtgggaaaagtttcacacgAAGCTCAAACCGTAATGcgcatcagaggatccacacaggagatAAGCCCTATAAatgcactgagtgtgggaaaagcttcagccaAAGCTCACACCTGATGAAACATCAGCGGCTGCACGTGGGAGAGAAGCCCTACAAGTGTACAAAATGTGGAAAAAGCTTCAGTTGGAGCTCAGACCTTATTGTTCACCAGAGaattcacacaggagagagaccctataaatgcctcgactgcgggaaaagcttcaatcggagCTCGAACCTTAACACTCATCAGAGGGCCCACATGGGAGAGGGCCCCTACAATTGcaccgagtgtgggaaaagtttcagctACTGCTCCTCCTTCATTAGacaccagagaacccacacaggagagaaaccctacaaatgcaccgagtgtgggaaaaccttcttTGAGAGCTCGGCCCTTATCAGGCACCAGAGGAGCCACACTGGAGAGATGCCCTACAAATGcaccgagtgtgggaaaagcttcttCGAGAGCTCATCCCTTATCAAGCACCAGAggatccacactggagagaagccCTACAAATGCCCTGACTGCAGGAAGAGCTTCAAGCAGAGCTCATCCCTCATCAATCATCTGAGGACCCACACCggagagaaaccctacaaatgcaccgactgcgggaaaagcttcactgtGAGTTCTGCTCTGATtagacatcagaggatccacCTGTGA
- the LOC144274731 gene encoding uncharacterized protein LOC144274731 isoform X3, producing METVEELGVPDPHAAKEWEILRVAPTADDGMGSEHEEENLEQESPEMVELDMMLLGRAEENIFQSPELGETCESQCGLERQQENHPDERLGISTHPGEGFKEFNNVSINRRTDKSETQKTCTECEKTFSWRSELLIHQRLHTGEKPYKCLDCGKSFTRSSNRNAHQRIHTGDKPYKCTECGKSFSQSSHLMKHQRLHVGEKPYKCTKCGKSFSWSSDLIVHQRIHTGERPYKCLDCGKSFNRSSNLNTHQRAHMGEGPYNCTECGKSFSYCSSFIRHQRTHTGEKPYKCTECGKTFFESSALIRHQRSHTGEMPYKCTECGKSFFESSSLIKHQRIHTGEKPYKCPDCRKSFKQSSSLINHLRTHTGEKPYKCTDCGKSFTVSSALIRHQRIHL from the coding sequence CAGATGATGGGATGGGGAGTGAGCATGAGGAGGAGAATCTGGAGCAGGAAAGTCCTGAGATGGTGGAACTGGACATGATGTTGCTGGGAAGAGCTGAAGAGAACATTTTCCAGAGCCCTGAACTTGGAGAAACCTGTGAGAGTCAGTGTGGACTGGAGAGGCAGCAGGAAAACCACCCAGATGAGAGACTAGGGATATCCACTCACCCAGGAGAAGGTTTTAAGGAATTCAACAACGTCAGCATCAACCGGAGAACAGATAAGTCAGAAACCCAGAAAACATGCACTGAGTGTGAGAAAACCTTTTCTTGGAGGTCAGAGCTGCTAATCCATCAGAGATtgcacacgggagagaaaccctacaaatgcctcgactgtgggaaaagtttcacacgAAGCTCAAACCGTAATGcgcatcagaggatccacacaggagatAAGCCCTATAAatgcactgagtgtgggaaaagcttcagccaAAGCTCACACCTGATGAAACATCAGCGGCTGCACGTGGGAGAGAAGCCCTACAAGTGTACAAAATGTGGAAAAAGCTTCAGTTGGAGCTCAGACCTTATTGTTCACCAGAGaattcacacaggagagagaccctataaatgcctcgactgcgggaaaagcttcaatcggagCTCGAACCTTAACACTCATCAGAGGGCCCACATGGGAGAGGGCCCCTACAATTGcaccgagtgtgggaaaagtttcagctACTGCTCCTCCTTCATTAGacaccagagaacccacacaggagagaaaccctacaaatgcaccgagtgtgggaaaaccttcttTGAGAGCTCGGCCCTTATCAGGCACCAGAGGAGCCACACTGGAGAGATGCCCTACAAATGcaccgagtgtgggaaaagcttcttCGAGAGCTCATCCCTTATCAAGCACCAGAggatccacactggagagaagccCTACAAATGCCCTGACTGCAGGAAGAGCTTCAAGCAGAGCTCATCCCTCATCAATCATCTGAGGACCCACACCggagagaaaccctacaaatgcaccgactgcgggaaaagcttcactgtGAGTTCTGCTCTGATtagacatcagaggatccacCTGTGA